The following DNA comes from Streptomyces sp. NBC_00273.
GGATCCGCTCGGGCCAGCCGAGGCCGATGGCGATGGGGCCGCGCATGTCCGGCGGGGTGGCCTGGGCGAGCGTGGAGCCGTCGGTGAACTCCACCATCGAGTGCACGTAGGACTGCGGGTGGACCACGACCTCGATGCGGTCGAAGGGGATGTCGTAGAGCAGGTGCGCCTCGATGACCTCCAGCCCCTTGTTGACCAGGGTCGCGGAGTTGACCGTGATCACCGGGCCCATGGCCCAGGTGGGGTGCGCGAGCGCGTCCTGGACGGTCACGCTCGCGAGCTCCGCGCGGGTGCGGCCGCGGAAGGGACCGCCGGAGGCGGTCACCACGAGCTTGCGGACGTCGGCACGGGTGCCCGCGGCGAGCGCCTGGAAGAGCGCCGCGTGCTCGGAGTCCACCGGGATGATCTGGCCGGGCTTCGCCAGGGCCTTGACCAGTGGGCCGCCGACGATCAGCGACTCCTTGTTGGCCAGGGCCAGGGTCCGGCCCGCCCGCAGTGCGGCGAGGGTCGGCGCGAGGCCGATGGAACCGGTGATGCCGTTGAGGACGGTATGGCACTCGGAAGCGGCGAGTTCGGCCGCGGCGTCCGGACCGGCCAGGATCTCGGGCAGCGGCTCGGACGGCCCGTACTGGGCGCTCAGCGCCTCTTTCAGGGCCGGTACGACGTCCTCGCGGGCGACGGCCACGGTCTTGACCCGCAGCAGCCG
Coding sequences within:
- the dxr gene encoding 1-deoxy-D-xylulose-5-phosphate reductoisomerase; protein product: MSDRPAPLADPHLLFDPAAGLRDIVILGSTGSIGTQAIDLALRNPDRFRVTALSAAGGRVELLAEQARLLRVKTVAVAREDVVPALKEALSAQYGPSEPLPEILAGPDAAAELAASECHTVLNGITGSIGLAPTLAALRAGRTLALANKESLIVGGPLVKALAKPGQIIPVDSEHAALFQALAAGTRADVRKLVVTASGGPFRGRTRAELASVTVQDALAHPTWAMGPVITVNSATLVNKGLEVIEAHLLYDIPFDRIEVVVHPQSYVHSMVEFTDGSTLAQATPPDMRGPIAIGLGWPERIPDAAPAFDWTKASTWEFFPLDTEAFPSVGLARHVGTLGGTAPAVFNAANEECVEAFLAGRLPFTAIMDTVSAVVDEHGTPESGTSLTVQDVLEAEAWARARAREMAARAAVEARA